One Setaria italica strain Yugu1 chromosome II, Setaria_italica_v2.0, whole genome shotgun sequence DNA segment encodes these proteins:
- the LOC101781292 gene encoding ribosomal RNA small subunit methyltransferase, mitochondrial, producing MSRAASALRARHAVRRLGTSSSPSSSEAWDVPFIRLQKQRGQYMLINPRVLDDIVRRAAIRPGDAVLEVGPGTGNLTARLLASPAARVAAVEIDPRMAAAAAARATALGLAHKLTVTTGDAMKVEFPEFDVCVSNIPYVISSPLAAKLLFGAYRFRTATLLVQKEFARRLVGAPGHGERNHLATNARLVADVTLRMDVGKEDFVPVPGVDSSLVEIRMKEDRPAEVEPGIGLDEWLEFTRVCFGQHRLQQQKKKKKRKEEKTLGAIFKREEMAMELFRLSRRAEERDGNAACSGDQSALHDDDDDDVGDGEYEEDCCEVADGLSKEEVVAFKERIAGALQSAGLNNERPSRLSNDDLLRLLRLFIKRGVRFH from the exons AtgagccgcgccgcctccgctctccgcgcccgccacgccgtccgccgcctcggcacctcctcctccccctcgtcGTCGGAGGCGTGGGACGTGCCGTTCATCCGGCTGCAGAAGCAGCGTGGCCAGTACATGCTCATCAACCCGCGCGTGCTCGACGACATCGTGCGCCGCGCCGCGATCCGCCCGGGCGACGCCGTCCTCGAGGTCGGCCCCGGCACGGGCAACCTCACCGcgcgcctcctcgcctccccggccgcgcgcgtcgccgccgtcgagaTCGACCCgcgcatggccgccgccgccgccgcccgcgccaccgcccTCGGCCTCGCGCACAAGCTCACG GTGACCACGGGCGACGCCATGAAGGTCGAGTTCCCGGAGTTCGACGTCTGCGTCTCCAACATCCCCTACGTGATCTCCTCGCCGCTGGCCGCCAAGCTGCTGTTCGGCGCCTACCGGTTCCGGACGGCGACGCTGCTGGTGCAGAAGGAGTTCGCGCGGCGGCTCGTGGGAGCGCCGGGCCACGGGGAGCGCAACCACCTGGCGACCAACGCGCGCCTGGTCGCCGACGTGACGCTGCGCATGGACGTGGGCAAGGAGGACTTCGTTCCCGTGCCAGGGGTGGACTCCTCCCTCGTCGAGATCCGGATGAAGGAGGACCGGCCGGCGGAGGTCGAGCCCGGGATCGGCCTCGACGAGTGGCTCGAGTTCACGCGCGTGTGCTTCGGACAGCACCGgctccagcagcagaagaagaagaagaaaaggaaggaggagaagacccTCGGCGCTATCTTCAAGCGGGAAGAGATGGCCATGGAGCTGTTCAGACTGTCTCGAAGAGCCGAGGAACGTGACGGCAATGCCGCCTGTAGCGGCGACCAGAGTGCGCtccatgacgacgacgacgacgatgtgGGTGACGGCGAGTACGAGGAAGATTGCTGTGAGGTAGCAGATGGTTTGAGTAAGGAAGAGGTCGTGGCGTTCAAGGAGAGGATTGCTGGAGCGTTGCAGTCCGCCGGGCTCAACAACGAGAGGCCGTCGAGGCTGTCCAACGACGACCTGCTGCGGTTGCTCCGGCTGTTCATCAAGCGGGGGGTGCGCTTCCATTGA